Proteins encoded in a region of the Mixophyes fleayi isolate aMixFle1 chromosome 5, aMixFle1.hap1, whole genome shotgun sequence genome:
- the LOC142159501 gene encoding synaptonemal complex protein 2-like produces MLFNMEEENLHPCEKMDIGEYYLESLITDAVKGKGFQKISEFLDDQGVSSTQRHSKGFLNQLDRVINKELDRNEFKHVCLVIKCIRHFFKSECQEDCSLIQQGLVPKISLI; encoded by the exons GAAGAAGAAAATTTGCATCCGTGTGAAAAAATGGATATTGGCGAGTACTAT TTGGAATCTCTTATAACTGATGCTGTTAAAGGCAAAGGATTTCAGAAAATTAGTGAATTCCTTGATGACCAGGGAGTAAGTTCTACGCAGCGACACAGCAAGGGGTTCTTAAACCAGCTGGACAGAGTAATCAATAAG gaaTTAGATCGCAATGAATTCAAACACGTCTGTTTGGTAATTAAATGCATTCGGCACTTTTTCAAGAGTGAATGTCAGGAAGATTGTTCTTTGATTCAGCAGGGGCTGGTTCCTAAGATAAGTCTTATTTAA